Genomic DNA from Podospora pseudoanserina strain CBS 124.78 chromosome 4, whole genome shotgun sequence:
TCCAGGCGGCTGGGATCACTTTGATCTCTAGGTACAATACGGCTTATTATTCTCATAGAACTACCGTGTTAGGTGAGATGCTTCAGGTTAACAACACCATAGGAGGGGTTGGCATTATCCCAAAGACCAAAGGTCAGGTCATTTCCCAGTATCGGTCAACGGGCTATAATACCGCGGCCACTATACTGGATGCCATTAACAATATGGCCTTTGGAGACATTCTTTTGCTTAAAGCCCAGGAGAATAACCCTGTGGGAGGACAGTATTTATAGCCTATCTCCGTTGCCGACGCCAACTTCGATGCTATCCGCCTTACTTCTGCTTTGGGCATCACCGTCATTAAAGCAGCCTGCAACGGTAGGTATAACCTCGACGCCTATATCAACCTGTCTGGCAAGTACATCTTCAACCGCGCCAGTCCGGACTACAAAGAGTCTGGTGCCACCATAGTAGGTGCCTCCAGCTCTGCCGCACCACACTATCGCCTCTGGTACTCCAACCACGGCTCCCGAGTGGACGTCTATAGCTGGGGTAAAAACATCGACACCACCTTCACTAACGACAACTCCGGCAGCGACAACTCCTACACCGACTACTTCAGCGGCACCTCGGGtgcctcccccatcatcgacggcgcagcagcagcagtccaAGGCATCGCCAACGCCTCGCTGGGGTATAAATTCTCCCCCTTGCAACTCCGCCaaatcctcaccaccaacggaCACCaagcaacaccccctccaccgacCGCATCGGCGTCCTGCCCAACCTCcgcgccatcatcgacagccgcttcatcaacctcgcTCCCGACCTCTACATACGAGACTACCCCACCGACAACGGCCGggtcccctcctccggcacaGTCTCCAACTCAcccgacatcatcatccgccaatcccccgtccccaacccccaagctTTGTTCGGCTCCGGCTCCAACAACGaaaacaacacctccctctcccaacctATCCTCTCCGGCCGTGACCACAGCATCtacatccgcctcctcaaccgcGGCGGCTCACCAGCCCACAACACAAAAGTCACCGTCTACCacgccccagcagcaacactcATAACCCCCAACCTCTGGACTAAAATCGGAACCGTTACCATCCcttcccccatccccaccggTCGGGTGCTGACGGTGTCACCCAGCCTCCCCTGGCCAGCAAATAAAGTCCCCAATGTCGGGCCGGGGGGGTACTCCTTTGTTGCGATCGCAACGACAGATAACGACCCTGCGCCTGTCCTCCCCAATACCTTCCCTGCCTTTGTGGAGTTTGTGAGCAGGAATAATAATGTTGCTTGGAAGAGTTTTAATGTGGTGAACCCGGCTAGTGGTGGGGTGAGTACTAGATTGCCGGTTGGGATTGCCGGGGCGTTTGATGCGCCGAGGAGGTTTGCTGTtaggggggttgggtcgtTGCCGGTGGGGAGTGAGGTTAGGTTGGAGGTGCCGGGGGTTTGGCGAGGCAGTTGGGGGTTGTTACGCCtttgggtgagggggggaagggggtggtcgTGGTGCCGCTTCACccttttgggagggggggagattgaggaggggatTTTGCCGGTGGGGAGTGTGAGTGAGTGTGAGCTTGTTGTCAAGGtgccggagggggaggttaaGGGGGAAGGGCAGTGGGAGTATGAAATTGtgcaggagtgggaggggttgaggttgggagggttaGATGGcggtttgaggggggtgataagggggaggaggtgctgtGAGAGCTCAAAGTAAAAAAGACAGGGGTGTACTTTGGTTGAGAATAACGCTGCTTCTCGTCCACCTACCTTACGTATAATCACATCCTATAGTAATGAAGTTTGGGATTTCAGCATTCTTGGAGGCTACTTGAACTGCATGATTTGGTGCGCCTACTGTTGAAAATCAGGTAGTGGGTGAATCTCCACCAAACAGTTGACCAAAGTTAGGTATACTAACCTCTTCATAGTGAGAGACTGCCTGGTCCTGGAAGTCATACGAGCCTTTAACAAGATCTCTACCGTAATACACATATTTGAGAGCATTCTACATATAGGGAAGGCGGTGCCTTGGATATAGGGAAGATTAAGGTAATCATGGGGAAAACACTTTGGACGTTTGACCTGGTCAAGGCGGATTCTCACAACGTTGACTTGGAGGGCAAGTTGAGACAGTTTGGATTCTTCGTCAAGCCTGACATTCGAGTGCGATTTGTGCGTATTTCTCGGTACCATGGATTGTTACAGGTGCAGGTGAGCTGGACCAGGGGCTCAGCGGTCATCTTAAGAATGTGCATCAATGCTTGTCGAAAACTACAGGTAGATAATTATATTTGTTGTAGGTGATAGTTACGATTAGTGGGTAAAGTAAACTTAGTATGCATTAACAAAAAAAGCTGGCACAAAGAGACTTGCTAGACGGGTATTGTGCTTTGTTCCAAAATTGTATTTCTTTATCGCATGCCTCCTAGTCGTCGAAGCCATCGCTGGACTGCAAGCTCGTATTTTGAGACCGTATTGACTACGACTATGCAGATGTTGCAGTCAGCAACCAGACGGCTAAGATAGTGTCAGTCGGGGAAGTTATTTACATTAATATCGGACCTAACCTTCTACATCAGCACTCATATTATAATTCTCCTCTAACCTATTTTCCAGGAAGTCCACCTCTCTTCTAAGCAACCTCTTTTATATAAAGAGCAGTTTCCACAGtaaaaaaaagtttattcAGCCCCATTCAGCGCCACATAAGCCCAAGCCGGAATGACACCCCCCGAAGCAGCTCCACACACTCTaccctccgccctcctcacatGAGTCAGATCTCCACAGCCACCTTTAATAATCACCCTAGGACCAGTAGCTCAGGGGTAGAGCAACCGGCTGCAGTCCGGTAGGTCACGCGTTCAAATCGCGTCTAgtcctttccttttctttttctggttATGCATAACAGACATCTTGTCACCTTTTCCGTTCTCATCATGTAACTATTGTTTGGAACACTTTTTAGTACATCCACTCCTGGCGGCACCGCAGGACACATTCCACACTGCTCTCCCGTTATCAACTACAAGGGAAGCCTCGTTAACGTCAAGGAGAGACATGTGGTCCGCACCGAGGAAAACCCCGTGCTCACCGGAATATTAACAGAAGATTCGTCATCAGCCTTAGAAGAGTGTGAGTGCATCGACATGAGATTCTCCTATGATAGCCCAGAGGAACTTACGGTCATTTCTTGCGCGGATAGCCTAGGTTGCTTGCCTTCCTTGCCTTGCCCTCTTTCTTTCAAgttgccttcttcaccttaGGCGCATTCCCAGACCCATGGCAGGTAACACACATGAAGGTCAAAGTACCTTTTGTGTTACACATCCCGCAGCTTTGCCCATCGTTGGTTGCCCCCCTTCCATAACAAGCGCTGCATTGAATCGTTCTCGAACCGGTGCTAGAGCACCTGTTACAAGACATTCTAAAACCTTTAGTTAGCAGTGGTTTCCTCGAGTAGGAAGCTGGTTAAGAGGCTTACGTCAAAGTTGTATACAGTAGACCGAATAGCGAAGGGTTTCGACAGGCGTATATTTCATGTAATGGATCTCAGCAACCCACAATGATAATCGCAGGGATGGTGATAGTTGTAGAGAACGGTATGCCCTCTAAACTCGACAAACTGGGTCAGGGCTACCCACCCGTTAAATACCTCGTTGCCACAGATACCCCTCACATTGTCCTACATCAGGTAGCGCCGCGTCAGGCAACAACTACCTTATACATCAAGggccaaccacccaccaccaatctCTGCAGGACGCCTCCATCCAGCGAGTGGTGGCTGAAGATCTGCCAGTAAACAGCCTCCGATTCGTCAACACAAATACGGGGTTACAATGCAGCCACCGGCGATGGTGTGCACAGTGTGCACATGTCGACTTCAGCTTCAACTATCCACTGTATGAGTCAAAAGGTCACAGGTGTGCCGTGGAAGTGAGGGTTAACTTGTAAGTGTATAGTCCATCACCTACTTATGACATTAAGAAGGACGAGCAAGTTGTTTATTGAAGAGACTTGTTTATCCCGCTTTGAAGTCTATGGTCTTCtggggcagcagcgggatATACCTAGGGCAGCTTTTTTCGGTCAGTTTGCTTAGAAAGGCTGCGTGCGGGGTAACTGGTCGTTGAGGCTGTGAAATGATAGGAGGGCCGTAGATTCGGCGGCCTTCTTTGCTAGGTATATCGCTACATCGTTGCAAATCAATCCGTATTACTTAGGCGGGTGGCTTCCGTTGGTTGAacttgccgctgctgcctAGGTATAGCTGCAGGGTCTTTCATGAGGCACTCTGCCGCTTGGTCACAAGTAATATAATTGGTAGAAAATAGCGTGATGATACG
This window encodes:
- a CDS encoding hypothetical protein (COG:O; EggNog:ENOG503Q4W1), producing MASQQPIVEAPPAGPPRIALKLTPAGHKKQQEDPNFIAELINTAENGRSGFVPNVNPLIPEESRPARLFSRVAAAAASDPTADLPNFDVWYEVALEGRTHLTRREAETATTTQTPADGGDYSLPKETLELIHRLHRLDEVKSVHALQAGPPPAVNPSDDPRSVNQGYLDAAPAGINARYTWGFPGRGVGIIPKTKGQVISQYRSTGYNTAATILDAINNMAFGDILLLKAQENNPPISVADANFDAIRLTSALGITVIKAACNGRYNLDAYINLSGKYIFNRASPDYKESGATIVGASSSAAPHYRLWYSNHGSRVDVYSWGKNIDTTFTNDNSGSDNSYTDYFSGTSGASPIIDGAAAAVQGIANASLGNTPSTDRIGVLPNLRAIIDSRFINLAPDLYIRDYPTDNGRVPSSGTVSNSPDIIIRQSPVPNPQALFGSGSNNENNTSLSQPILSGRDHSIYIRLLNRGGSPAHNTKVTVYHAPAATLITPNLWTKIGTVTIPSPIPTGRVLTVSPSLPWPANKVPNVGPGGYSFVAIATTDNDPAPVLPNTFPAFVEFVSRNNNVAWKSFNVVNPASGGVSTRLPVGIAGAFDAPRRFAVRGVGSLPVGSEVRLEVPGVWRGSWGLLRLWVRGGRGWSWCRFTLLGGGEIEEGILPVGSVSECELVVKVPEGEVKGEGQWEYEIVQEWEGLRLGGLDGGLRGVIRGRRCCESSK